In Apis cerana isolate GH-2021 linkage group LG3, AcerK_1.0, whole genome shotgun sequence, the sequence CAACCTGTTTAGATAATTTCATAGTCGGAATACCATATTGCAATAGACCTCCAATTCGgtcatttctttcataaacAGTTACTAAATGGCCtgctttatttaattgatgagCTGCTGCTAAACCAGCTGGACCAGAACCAATTATGGCTATTCGTCGACCAGTTCTCATCTTTGGTGGATAAGGAACTATCCAACCCTGTTCGAACGCATGGTCAATTATCGCGCATTCAATGTTCTTTATTGTAACTGCTGGTTCCGATATACTTAAAACGCAAGCACCTTCACACGGGGCAGGACAAACTCTTCCCgtgaattctaaatatataaatttcattatatatattagatattattagttatttattattttagaattattttaaaattatattttaaaattatatttattattttaaaaaatacatattttaaaagatacgaattagtttttatttctagCAATTAACATTCTCTTTTAATTACctggaaaattattagtttgtaataattgatttaaagcttctttccaatttgattgaaaaacaAGATCATTCCATTTAGGAATGATATTTCCTAATGGACAACCATGGCTACTTTGACAAAATGGTACGCCACATTCCATACATCTTGCGGCTTGTATGCGCAATCCTTTACGGACACTTTGAAAGTTATAGATTTCATTCCAATCGGcaattcgattttcaattgATCGGTAAACTTCTATTTGTCttttgtatttcataaatcctctaaaacaaaaaattaagaaaaaattacataccaattacatttttaaatgtaaaataaatacctaattttaagttttaatgttagttttaaattaaaacattggatttaaaaaatactagcACCTTATCTTATCCAACTTATGCTGTGCCATATCAATATTTGCAATAGTATCTTCAATATCTTTAACCTGAATGTTTAATGTTTGAGAACTTCCATTGGATATTGGTTGTATTTGTTTAGTTTCTTTAACTTGTTTTAATACTCGTTGATATTCATATGGAAAtacctttaaaataattaagaatattaattaacatgcattttatatataatagttgtGCTCTTTTCTATGTTCTTTAATCTAATCAATTAATGTTCTATATTACCTTAACAAATCGTGTTGTTGGTTCAGGCCATAACATTAAAAGATCTTGTGCTATGAGAGAACCAGTTTTCTcaacaaattcttttaaaagttCTTTCACATATGCAATATCCTCTTGCTTATTTAAAGGAAGTAGTTCTACCATATCAGGATTACATTtactaaatatgaaaaattaaaatatattataagatatatatattaaaaaaatatacaaaaataaataacgaaatagtTTATCCGCGAAAAgaagatgaatatttattatttatatcgatttctctttcattatgtattttagatcaaaatttttaaataaaaatacatttaatatatatttaatagtgaattaaatatatttaatatatatttaatatttaataatgaagttaaatttgcaaatttaatatataatctgcaataaaatttctgaacAAAGAATGATTAATGtgtgtaaaataaatcataaaatgaaataaatcacCGATATAAATGAAGTGGTACTGATGTAaacattatattcttaatgagttaatatatttttggatatcttcagattaatttatatttaaaatcaattttaaatataaattggtatataaaaatatcgattgaacTTATTTAACAAGTTTATAAGTTTAAGTTTGaaataagcaatttaagtttGAATAAAGCAAGACATAAAAAGAATGaactttatattcatattccaaatatattaacattcatgtatatatatatatatatatatagagtataataatataataagaaatataaaaagcacAAATTATGAAGGACTCATACCTTTTGAACGATCCATCTACATCTAAAACATAGGCTATCCCACCAGACATTCCAGCAGCGAAATTCCGACCAGTAAGTCCCAAAATTATCGCACAACCACCAGTCATATATTCGCATCCATGATCACCAACACCTTCAACTACTACTATTGCACCACTGTTACGAACACAAAATCTTTCAGCAGCAATTCCTCGAAAATATGCTCTGCCAGATGTTGCACCATAAAGACAAACATTACCAACGATTACATTTGTATTGGAATTAAAAGTACAGTCCTTTGGTGGATATATAACAACTTCTCCTCCACATAAAccctaaaaattataaaaatgtatataataaataaactgttgataatctcttttttttttttgaatgattaaattaagaaaacttaCTTTGGCAACATAATCATTAGCATCTCCTTCGAGAGTAACATGAACGCCTTTGGTCATGAAAGCACAAAAACTCTGACCTGCAGaacctttcatttttatattaatactacCTTCAGGTAAACCATTTTCAccatataatctattaatgcaaaaataaaaagaaaaataattaatcattgaaaGTATATgcttaaacatatttaaaaagaaattaaaaaaaaaaataaaaatataataaaaaactaaacTTGAAACATACTTTGAAATATGATAGCTTAATGTTGCTGCAAATGCTCtacattcattattaatatttaactcaATATCAACACGATTTTGTTTTCCATTCAATACATCTGTGATCAATTCAATCACACAATTATCCAGtctattttctaattgaaaatCTTGTTTTATTGATCCTCCCTGAATATTTACTCCTGGTCTGAGTTCAAGTGCATtacgtaaaatattatcaagctTTAATGTTTTAGCCTTTTCTATTATGATATCATTGCGAACTTTTAACAAATCTGTACGACCGAttaaatcttgaaatttaCGTAATCCGAGATCGGCCATATAAGAACGTAcctaaataataagaaaaaaaaattattttatatgttttaacattttttattgtaatatatatatatatatataaatatgtatatatattaataaatattatttttaatcaaatttagaatttttttattttattcttaatgtaACATACCTCTTCTGCCACTGCaaagaaaaagttaattacATGTTCTGGTTtcccattaaatttttttcgaagttCTGGATCTTGAGTCGCAATACCCACAGGGCAAGTATTTAAATGACATTTCCTCATCATAGTACAACCCATAGAAATTAAAGGTGCAGTGCTAAAACCAAATTCATCAGCACCTAAAAGAGCTGCAACTATTACATCAAATCCAGTACGCATTTGACCATCTGCTTGTACGATGACACGTGAACGAAGATTATTTAGAGTTAAAATTTGATGAGTTTCTGCAATTCCTAATTCCCACGGTAATCCGGCGGATTTTATTCCTGTCCAGGTACTAGCACCAGTTCCACCATCATGACCAGATATTACGATATGTTCTGCTTTACCctgcataaaatttaaataaaagaaaatataatgagaGTTGAAAAACgacataataaaagaaatgcatatttttaagtataattatcttatgtacttatcttgtatatttatttatataattaccttAGCTACACCTGATGCAACTACGCCTACTCCTACTTCTGACACCAATTTGACAGAAATACGAGCATTTGGATTCGcgcattttaaatcataaattagttCTGCAAGATCttcaattgaataaatatcatgATGTGGTGGTGGTGAAATTAAACCTACACCAGGTACTGAGTGTCTAGTTGCAGCAATTTCAGCAGTAACCTGTATAAATTGTACTCATGTAactcgatatttataattttgtattatatatgcaatacaatttaattttaaaaattaatttttgcttaatatatttatatgaaatttctattttcaaatatatcatcAATATTTGAATCACGTTTATATTGatcaataacataatattaatgataaataatacttcTTTGTAATAAGAACtcgaataagatataataataaattattagaaatagaagaaaataaatataataaataatatataacaaataataataataataagatataataaatgatataataaatatctagatTATAAGATTGTTTGCTCTAAATAACAATTTCCATGTGATCAATTGAATCATctttttgagaataaaaatttactttaaaaaataatatgctcACCTTATAACCAGGCAATTCACCTCCTTCTCCTGGTTTTGCTCCTTGTGACATTTTGATTTGAAGATCATCAGCATTTGCCAAATAACTCGATGTTACACCAAAGCGACCACTTGCAACTTGTTTAATGGCTGatcgtttattaaattctggattttgatttaaatatctgaaaatggcaaattttatgcatattgtcatttattatatgattgttTTTAAGCATTTTAGAAAACACATACAAGAAACACATACaaaaaaagagatgaaaaaagactatttatttttttatatatatgtatgtaatttataaaaaatataatttttataagtttaattaaatacctATCAGCATTTTCACCTCCTTCACCAGTATTTGATTTACCGCCGATATTATTCATAGCAATTGCTAAAGTAGTATGTGCTTCTATAGAAATGCTTCCAAAACTCATAGCTCCTGTTGCAAATCGTTTCACAATTTCAGATGCTGATTCAACTTCTTCAATGGGTATTgacttttctgttttttttactaattccAATTGACCACGCAAAGTACAAGCTTTTATCATTTCCATTGTagtttttcgatatttatcataaGCATTCCAATTCTTTGAATTCACATAAtcctgaaaaaaaatgttgaaaaaaaataatagaaattgtcatttttctatttattgaaataaatgcttattgatatatttatatatagaatgtatGACATATCTCATCAcagtttttcataaatttctgataaaaaaatttataagaagaaaatgtttcaaacaaaataaggtataaatgcaatataaaaaatttttaaataaaatttttttcaacaaaaaattaaaatcacattgaattttttacatgatactatattttctaatttttaattttatattattgtaaaatatagaattaataaaaagaaattttattatgataaattattttaattatgtcaaattaattcttatgtatttatatatccaattacaataataaattatataataaatttgttcaaattataattataaacacaaTTGATGAGATAAGTTAATATTgttactatataatttattactataatattattacaatgaacttcttaataatatgaatttgctGTATTTGAATCTACTCAGTATGAATGATcccatgaaaaaaaaatctaataaagacAAATCAAGAAATCAAGGAATAAGATGAATAGGATTAATgtgattctaaaaatataagattaggAGAAtaggatttaaatatttaattattgatctcaatcttgttataattaaatcatctgatctcatatttttaaattaaagatcatttaataaagttattaaattgttttaaacaaacaatattataaaatcagaaatacataatattatataaatttaattttgatttttatttaaatcttcaattttttataaattgtatgcaATTTGtagcattttaaaaatagattaatttttgttcaaaacatttttttgttaaaaattcataaaaaatcatagcaacaattatatttcctatatatattaattggttatatatattaaaataattgatatatatattaaattgaagaattttgatatttattattaatttattttacctgTAAATTAGCAATACTTTCAGGATCATTTATGTGTTTTTCTCCTCCAGATCTCCAATGATAGATTCCTGGATTGCGAATAATAAGTATATCCATAGATTTTTCCCAATATGTAATTTGATGTCTTTCAAATGCTTCTTTTGCTAAAATATCAAAGGTTACTCCACCAATACGAGACTGTGTGCCCTgtgtaaaaaatacaaaaaattgcaaaaaattaaatattatttttaaagagttaatattaaagttaaagttgaatcttaaaaactaaaaaatatggTGTAcgtcattgaaaatattgaatcataataatcaattttcattaattggaTCCAATTCTTAATCATtcgtatttctataaaaaatttttaattgttataattaaaaatttcaacttcataatataatatatactttgaaACATTTATCAATAACTTCATCGGATAAACCGACTGCTTCAAAAATTTGAGCTCCTTTATAAGATTGTAATGTAGAGATTCCCATTTTTGCCATTACTTTTGCTATTCCTCTCTCCATTGCTTCTGCATAattctgtaatattttttgtttatttttatccataattattattatcgctatttttttaatatttattttattattaaaatatttaatattatatattattaatatacatagttattaatagatataccGAACATAAAGCGTTATCAGTTAATGATGAATCTAATACACCATCCATACGAAGATTTCTTGCCATTTCAAATACAAGATATGGACAAATAGCATCTGCTCCATAGCCAAGTAGCAAACATATATGATGCACTTCTCTAGCCTCAGCGGTTTCCAAAATGAGACCAACTTTCATACGTTGTCGttcttcgattaaataatgatgTACTGCACCCAATATTAATAAGCTACTTACAGGcactctaataataataaaatattatacttagtataatatattcttgtttttttataattatattaatataaaaataataattaaacatataagaatttacatattattagataataatctTACCTTTCAGAATTACCTTGTCGATCagataaaacaagaaattgaTAACCTTCTTTTGCAGCATGATTAGCTTCTTGACTGACACGATTTAATGTATCAATTAATCCAGATGGACCATATTGTACAGGATATGTtgcatcaattattttagttttccAACCGCGATATTTTGTTCGTTTGATTATTTCAAGATCATCTAAAGAAAGTATAGgttgtgataaaaataatctatgcACTTGCAGTTCATTTGGTTCAAGAATATTGCTTTCTGGCCCAATAGGACAAAGCATTGACATTACAATCTTTTCTCTAAATGGATCTATCGGTGGATTTGTCacctgaaaataaattttgaaaaaaaaagaaaaaaaatgttatatttatgttgctaataatatttatttataaatacctgAGCAAAGAGTtgcttaaaataatcataaataagtGGTTGAAATTGAGAAAGACAAGCTAATGGAGCATCATTACCCATGGAACCCAATGATTCTTtcctgtataaaaattatataatttaaattcatatgtatacaataaataaaaacaaagatcAATGTAATGAATGTTAAGCAGAAAAAGATGACATATTTACATCTTCACTTCGTTatcatttattgtttcttttcattaCATCTAGTCCAGAAGATGTAAACattatcttatctttttctagcaaattcataatatatgaatatatatatttttatttataatattgattataattaaaaatatttaaaatatagaagttACATACTTAGATTGCATCATTGGTAAAAGaagtaaattaatagtttcaaGAGTATATCCATAGAGCGATAATCTTTTATCTCCTCCCCAAACTCGATTAACAACAGATATTGGATTTGCgtcatttaatacattttttttagctACTTCTTCATCTACGGCCGAACCGTTTTCAATTGTActtgatatctttttataatcaatgtcTGCAGCACGAAGTTCTTCCAttgtaatctataaatatatatatttttataccattatttattatgtcaatttgatattattatgatattgtcaaattgatattattataaaaggtagttcatttaaatataaaaaaatcatttaaatataaagaagaatattattttgataattatataatagaaaaatcttaagattttatttattctatttattgctTATATTGAtagttatatatctttaaatatatattttccaattatgaTGGTAatgtttatatcttttattttctattttcttctaattttctaattatattaatatttgattaaagtaTCAATTAGTTCccttttcattgaaatatgcattgagtaatttcattttttatacataattagcGATCAGCTTTCagattatttgcaaaaaactTAGTGTTAAATCATTGAATTCTATCTATTATCTATCattctattcatttattctattattgaatttatatatccatGACAATGTATGTATcagtatgtattttttatcaattatttatatcatattagaCTGATCAGTAATCAGtatgtataatgaaataacaactataataaaaactaataccaatattatgttttcacataaatataattaaaataaaattttaagtaatagtttttaataattatattttaataattatcaatatgcatatagataaaaaatttttcttttatcatataattatccgaaataattttttttttaatttaattgatgatCGTTGTTTGATcgttaactttaaaaatttttttcattatatatatatatatcatgacacgatatttaaaaaagtatctttcatatagaagaaaatagcattttgaaatatttatttttaatttttttaattaggaaaatcttaaaaataatgtatgttaatattcataataaacctctgtaaaaacataaatgctgtttaaataaaatcattatttttaatttttttttaattttaaaaaatttttccagtaaaaaatctgaaacaaatcacaaacatatataaatcctatatattaaaaattctcaatttttttcataattttatattcaatggaatatagaaaataaagcataaattataaattaaatatgttttaaaaatgttttattctaAGTAACTActctaataataatctattctaAATTGAAACTTGAGGAATTTTTaaggtttatttttattgattaatattaagttgtatcattttaatttgatttgatttcaattattatttatttgattattctttttccattttatagcatttattatccattttcttttaatttatgattttaataaaaattttaaataatgcctttttttctttttgcaatatcatattttaaaaatgaataataatagattgtaacgtgttttcaattatttcaaaatagtactaaaaaaaaaaaagagaaaggagagagggaaaaaggaaagaagagagagctttaagagttttatttttactttaatttttcagtGATTTAACATTTCCATATTTGATACTATTAtgcatttatgtattttttttcttttgtacaaattaatttaacttcaattcaatctaatatttttttctttgatttcaatgatttttatataaattacaaaagaagagattctaaataatttttttctatatatatatatatatatatatatatatatatatatatatatatatccagttagtttaattttcaagatagaTTGCAGAAAGATTGTTGTTGtactattatataagatttcgTTTATCATATGCATCTGtgataatatgtatgtatataatagcATATGATTGCTATTTACTAATACATACATCgtagcaataaatattataattaatatatattattattattatattaattataatatatattaatacatattaatatatattataatatatataataaatgtattgatCAAAAAGTTTTCTCATAGATTTTGAagacttaaaatatttcaaatttaatcaataataagttTTCAGATTAacagaatatgaaaataaaatataagatttttgacCGAAATTATTAGGATGTCTcataagtttctttctttttttgatacgaaatgaatatatgatatttgttacttttttcaaaattgttggggtttatttgcaaaatattgctCGAGGTGCCTTTTTATTTCGCTTACGGATTGAAATCGTTTATCatggagagaatttttttaataataggaaTAAGTAATAATCGGATAGAGCAAAATCTGGAGAGTACAGAAGATGCGATAGAATGTCCCAATCAAACTTTTCTCTTACAGTCAATGCAACATGTGATTTTGCATTGTTGTGATGGTCTCGTCAGTTCGCCAATTTTGGTCGTTTTTCTGCTATGGCAATTTATCAAActgattgcaatatttttcaaaatt encodes:
- the LOC108004089 gene encoding uncharacterized protein LOC108004089 isoform X2 translates to MRQVFVTGNEDNINLERQVFILRKRSSHSVPQLGIRYYICSLSIRTIVYKGQLTADQLWLYFLDLKSPNFETYLALVHTRFSTNTFPSWERAHPLRLLAHNGEINTLRGNVNLMKAREGVMSSKIFGEQLKQLYPVVEPNLSDSGAVDCVLEFLVMVGQRSLPEAVMTMVPEAWQNDLTMATEKRDFYHWAACAMEPWDGPALLTFTDGRYVGAILDRNGLRPSRFYVTKDNMMVMASEVGVYDTPSSNIVLKSRLKPGRMLLVDTYEKKIIEDVELKLQISRSRPHSKWLKDQITMEELRAADIDYKKISSTIENGSAVDEEVAKKNVLNDANPISVVNRVWGGDKRLSLYGYTLETINLLLLPMMQSKKESLGSMGNDAPLACLSQFQPLIYDYFKQLFAQVTNPPIDPFREKIVMSMLCPIGPESNILEPNELQVHRLFLSQPILSLDDLEIIKRTKYRGWKTKIIDATYPVQYGPSGLIDTLNRVSQEANHAAKEGYQFLVLSDRQGNSERVPVSSLLILGAVHHYLIEERQRMKVGLILETAEAREVHHICLLLGYGADAICPYLVFEMARNLRMDGVLDSSLTDNALCSNYAEAMERGIAKVMAKMGISTLQSYKGAQIFEAVGLSDEVIDKCFKGTQSRIGGVTFDILAKEAFERHQITYWEKSMDILIIRNPGIYHWRSGGEKHINDPESIANLQDYVNSKNWNAYDKYRKTTMEMIKACTLRGQLELVKKTEKSIPIEEVESASEIVKRFATGAMSFGSISIEAHTTLAIAMNNIGGKSNTGEGGENADRYLNQNPEFNKRSAIKQVASGRFGVTSSYLANADDLQIKMSQGAKPGEGGELPGYKVTAEIAATRHSVPGVGLISPPPHHDIYSIEDLAELIYDLKCANPNARISVKLVSEVGVGVVASGVAKGKAEHIVISGHDGGTGASTWTGIKSAGLPWELGIAETHQILTLNNLRSRVIVQADGQMRTGFDVIVAALLGADEFGFSTAPLISMGCTMMRKCHLNTCPVGIATQDPELRKKFNGKPEHVINFFFAVAEEVRSYMADLGLRKFQDLIGRTDLLKVRNDIIIEKAKTLKLDNILRNALELRPGVNIQGGSIKQDFQLENRLDNCVIELITDVLNGKQNRVDIELNINNECRAFAATLSYHISKLYGENGLPEGSINIKMKGSAGQSFCAFMTKGVHVTLEGDANDYVAKGLCGGEVVIYPPKDCTFNSNTNVIVGNVCLYGATSGRAYFRGIAAERFCVRNSGAIVVVEGVGDHGCEYMTGGCAIILGLTGRNFAAGMSGGIAYVLDVDGSFKSKCNPDMVELLPLNKQEDIAYVKELLKEFVEKTGSLIAQDLLMLWPEPTTRFVKVFPYEYQRVLKQVKETKQIQPISNGSSQTLNIQVKDIEDTIANIDMAQHKLDKIRGFMKYKRQIEVYRSIENRIADWNEIYNFQSVRKGLRIQAARCMECGVPFCQSSHGCPLGNIIPKWNDLVFQSNWKEALNQLLQTNNFPEFTGRVCPAPCEGACVLSISEPAVTIKNIECAIIDHAFEQGWIVPYPPKMRTGRRIAIIGSGPAGLAAAHQLNKAGHLVTVYERNDRIGGLLQYGIPTMKLSKQVVQRRVSLLAAEGIIFKTGIDVGKHISVKELREQYDAMLICTGATWPRDLQISGRHLEGIHFAVNFLEHWQKKQMGNDTSLDIRLMAKDKDVIIIGGGDTGCDCIATSLRQGAKSITTFEILPEPPSKRAHDNPWPQFPRVFKVDYGHEEVSLKFGRDPRQFSTLSKEFLDNGSGHVSGIKTISVSWMMENGRWKMEEISGTEKIYKCDLVLLAMGFLGPEKYIATELNTAMDERGNFKTSLGKYETSLTGIYAAGDCRRGQSLVVWAITEGRQAAREIDLALMGKTGLPVSGGIINSVVN
- the LOC108004089 gene encoding uncharacterized protein LOC108004089 isoform X4, producing MLLVDTYEKKIIEDVELKLQISRSRPHSKWLKDQITMEELRAADIDYKKISSTIENGSAVDEEVAKKNVLNDANPISVVNRVWGGDKRLSLYGYTLETINLLLLPMMQSKKESLGSMGNDAPLACLSQFQPLIYDYFKQLFAQVTNPPIDPFREKIVMSMLCPIGPESNILEPNELQVHRLFLSQPILSLDDLEIIKRTKYRGWKTKIIDATYPVQYGPSGLIDTLNRVSQEANHAAKEGYQFLVLSDRQGNSERVPVSSLLILGAVHHYLIEERQRMKVGLILETAEAREVHHICLLLGYGADAICPYLVFEMARNLRMDGVLDSSLTDNALCSNYAEAMERGIAKVMAKMGISTLQSYKGAQIFEAVGLSDEVIDKCFKGTQSRIGGVTFDILAKEAFERHQITYWEKSMDILIIRNPGIYHWRSGGEKHINDPESIANLQDYVNSKNWNAYDKYRKTTMEMIKACTLRGQLELVKKTEKSIPIEEVESASEIVKRFATGAMSFGSISIEAHTTLAIAMNNIGGKSNTGEGGENADRYLNQNPEFNKRSAIKQVASGRFGVTSSYLANADDLQIKMSQGAKPGEGGELPGYKVTAEIAATRHSVPGVGLISPPPHHDIYSIEDLAELIYDLKCANPNARISVKLVSEVGVGVVASGVAKGKAEHIVISGHDGGTGASTWTGIKSAGLPWELGIAETHQILTLNNLRSRVIVQADGQMRTGFDVIVAALLGADEFGFSTAPLISMGCTMMRKCHLNTCPVGIATQDPELRKKFNGKPEHVINFFFAVAEEVRSYMADLGLRKFQDLIGRTDLLKVRNDIIIEKAKTLKLDNILRNALELRPGVNIQGGSIKQDFQLENRLDNCVIELITDVLNGKQNRVDIELNINNECRAFAATLSYHISKLYGENGLPEGSINIKMKGSAGQSFCAFMTKGVHVTLEGDANDYVAKGLCGGEVVIYPPKDCTFNSNTNVIVGNVCLYGATSGRAYFRGIAAERFCVRNSGAIVVVEGVGDHGCEYMTGGCAIILGLTGRNFAAGMSGGIAYVLDVDGSFKSKCNPDMVELLPLNKQEDIAYVKELLKEFVEKTGSLIAQDLLMLWPEPTTRFVKVFPYEYQRVLKQVKETKQIQPISNGSSQTLNIQVKDIEDTIANIDMAQHKLDKIRGFMKYKRQIEVYRSIENRIADWNEIYNFQSVRKGLRIQAARCMECGVPFCQSSHGCPLGNIIPKWNDLVFQSNWKEALNQLLQTNNFPEFTGRVCPAPCEGACVLSISEPAVTIKNIECAIIDHAFEQGWIVPYPPKMRTGRRIAIIGSGPAGLAAAHQLNKAGHLVTVYERNDRIGGLLQYGIPTMKLSKQVVQRRVSLLAAEGIIFKTGIDVGKHISVKELREQYDAMLICTGATWPRDLQISGRHLEGIHFAVNFLEHWQKKQMGNDTSLDIRLMAKDKDVIIIGGGDTGCDCIATSLRQGAKSITTFEILPEPPSKRAHDNPWPQFPRVFKVDYGHEEVSLKFGRDPRQFSTLSKEFLDNGSGHVSGIKTISVSWMMENGRWKMEEISGTEKIYKCDLVLLAMGFLGPEKYIATELNTAMDERGNFKTSLGKYETSLTGIYAAGDCRRGQSLVVWAITEGRQAAREIDLALMGKTGLPVSGGIINSVVN